A section of the Bacillus sp. HSf4 genome encodes:
- the ilvC gene encoding ketol-acid reductoisomerase — protein sequence MVKVYYNGDIKENVLAGKKVAVIGYGSQGHAHALNLKESGVDVIVGVRKGKSFTKAEEDGHQVYTVREAAAQADIIMVLLPDEQQQKVYEAEIKDELQAGNSLVFAHGFNVHFHQIVPPADVDVFLVAPKGPGHLVRRTFEQGAGVPALFAIYQDVTGEAKDKALAYAKAIGGARAGVLETTFKEETETDLFGEQAVLCGGLTSLVKAGFETLTEAGYQPELAYFECLHELKLIVDLMYEEGLAGMRYSISDTAQWGDFVSGPRVVDENVKASMKEVLKDIQNGTFAKEWIVENQVNRPRFNAINASENEHEIEVVGRKLREMMPFVKQGKKKEAVVAGAKN from the coding sequence ATGGTAAAAGTTTATTATAACGGTGATATCAAAGAAAACGTATTGGCAGGCAAAAAAGTGGCGGTTATCGGATACGGTTCACAAGGCCATGCTCACGCATTGAATTTGAAAGAAAGCGGAGTGGACGTTATTGTCGGCGTCAGAAAAGGAAAATCCTTTACAAAAGCAGAAGAAGACGGCCATCAAGTATACACGGTCAGAGAAGCTGCGGCACAGGCGGACATCATCATGGTGCTGCTTCCTGATGAACAGCAGCAAAAGGTATATGAAGCTGAAATTAAAGACGAACTCCAAGCTGGCAATTCACTTGTTTTCGCACACGGCTTCAACGTTCATTTCCATCAGATCGTTCCACCGGCGGATGTAGACGTATTCCTTGTCGCTCCTAAAGGACCGGGACATCTTGTCAGAAGAACATTTGAACAGGGTGCCGGCGTTCCTGCACTGTTTGCGATCTATCAGGATGTCACAGGTGAAGCGAAAGATAAAGCACTGGCCTATGCAAAAGCGATCGGCGGTGCGAGAGCCGGCGTTCTGGAAACGACATTTAAAGAAGAAACAGAAACAGATCTTTTCGGAGAACAGGCGGTTCTGTGCGGCGGACTGACTTCCCTTGTCAAAGCCGGCTTTGAAACGCTGACAGAAGCGGGATACCAGCCTGAGCTCGCATACTTCGAGTGTCTGCATGAGCTGAAGCTGATCGTCGACCTGATGTATGAAGAAGGCTTGGCCGGCATGAGATACTCCATTTCCGACACGGCTCAATGGGGAGACTTCGTATCAGGACCGCGCGTTGTTGATGAAAACGTCAAAGCGTCGATGAAAGAAGTATTGAAAGACATCCAAAACGGAACGTTCGCGAAAGAATGGATCGTGGAAAACCAAGTCAACCGTCCTCGCTTCAACGCGATTAATGCAAGCGAAAACGAGCATGAAATTGAAGTGGTCGGCAGAAAGCTTCGCGAAATGATGCCGTTTGTCAAACAGGGCAAGAAGAAGGAAGCGGTGGTAGCCGGTGCGAAAAATTAA
- the ilvN gene encoding acetolactate synthase small subunit codes for MKRIITLTVLNQTGVLNRITGLFTKRHYNIESITVGHTETQGISRITFVVHVADEKETEQLTKQLNKQIDVLKVTDITNQSIVQRELALIRVVSPPSSRAEINGVIEPFRASVVDVAKDSVVVQVTGESSKIEALIELLKPYGIKEVARTGTTAFARGTQQKPASIKTISIV; via the coding sequence TTGAAAAGAATCATCACGCTGACGGTTTTGAATCAGACCGGCGTCTTAAACAGAATCACGGGTTTGTTTACAAAACGGCATTACAACATTGAAAGCATTACGGTGGGCCACACTGAAACACAGGGCATCTCCAGGATCACATTTGTCGTCCATGTGGCAGATGAAAAAGAAACGGAGCAGCTGACAAAACAATTAAATAAGCAAATTGATGTGTTGAAAGTCACAGATATTACGAATCAATCAATCGTCCAAAGGGAACTGGCGTTAATCAGAGTCGTTTCGCCTCCTTCCAGCAGGGCGGAAATAAACGGTGTGATCGAGCCGTTTCGAGCCTCTGTCGTCGATGTCGCAAAAGACAGCGTCGTCGTTCAGGTGACAGGCGAATCAAGCAAAATTGAAGCCTTAATCGAATTGTTGAAACCATACGGGATTAAAGAGGTCGCCAGAACAGGCACCACGGCATTTGCAAGGGGAACACAGCAAAAGCCGGCCTCTATTAAAACAATATCTATTGTATAA
- the ilvB gene encoding acetolactate synthase large subunit encodes MGTNVQLDAENAQCTQTMAGASMLIEALKQENVEVIYGYPGGAVLPIYDKLYGSGMFHVLTRHEQGAIHAAEGYARISGKPGVVVATSGPGATNLVTGLADAMIDSLPLVVFTGQVATSVIGSDAFQEADVIGITMPITKHSYQVRNAEDLPRIIKEAFHIATTGRPGPVLIDIPKDIAVVEGEFSYDHDIHLPGYQPTKEPNYLQIRKLVEAVSGAKKPVILAGAGVLHGKASEELKNYVEQQQIPVAHTLLGLGGFPADHPLFLGMAGMHGTYAANMALYECDLLISIGARFDDRVTGNLKHFAKFAKVAHIDIDPAEIGKNVETHIPVVGDSKLVLRELIKQNGKPSASDEWKQQLADWKNEYPLWYEENEEEGFKPQKLIEYIHRFTKGEAIVTTDVGQHQMWAAQFYPFQKADRWVTSGGLGTMGFGLPAAIGAQLADQDATVVSILGDGGFQMTLQELAVIHDLNLPIKVVVLNNRCLGMVRQWQEIFYDERYSHSKFTSQPDFIKLSEAYGIKGVRITSDEEAEEKLEAALTSKEPMVIDVQVAQAEKVFPMVAPGKGLHEMVGVKP; translated from the coding sequence ATGGGGACGAATGTACAGTTGGATGCAGAAAATGCCCAATGTACACAAACAATGGCAGGGGCGTCAATGCTGATTGAGGCTTTAAAACAGGAAAATGTTGAAGTAATCTACGGTTATCCGGGCGGGGCGGTTCTGCCGATTTACGACAAGCTGTACGGGTCAGGCATGTTTCATGTGCTGACGCGCCATGAACAGGGCGCCATTCACGCAGCTGAAGGATATGCGAGAATTTCCGGAAAACCCGGCGTCGTCGTCGCCACGTCAGGCCCAGGCGCGACCAACCTTGTGACAGGTCTTGCCGACGCGATGATCGATTCATTGCCATTGGTTGTGTTTACGGGGCAGGTGGCGACATCGGTCATCGGCTCTGACGCCTTTCAGGAAGCGGATGTGATCGGAATTACGATGCCGATTACAAAGCACAGCTATCAGGTGCGGAATGCCGAAGACCTGCCGAGGATCATCAAAGAAGCGTTTCACATTGCGACAACCGGGAGACCGGGTCCCGTTTTAATCGACATTCCGAAAGATATCGCTGTCGTCGAAGGTGAATTCAGCTATGACCATGACATTCATCTTCCGGGCTATCAGCCGACGAAAGAACCGAATTACTTGCAGATCAGAAAGCTTGTTGAAGCGGTCAGCGGAGCGAAAAAACCGGTCATTCTGGCGGGTGCGGGTGTTTTGCACGGAAAAGCGTCAGAAGAATTAAAAAATTATGTCGAACAGCAGCAGATTCCGGTCGCCCATACGCTTTTGGGTCTGGGAGGCTTCCCGGCCGATCACCCGCTCTTTCTCGGAATGGCGGGGATGCACGGCACATATGCCGCCAACATGGCGCTGTACGAATGCGACCTGCTGATCAGCATCGGCGCCCGGTTTGACGACAGGGTGACAGGGAATTTGAAGCATTTCGCCAAGTTTGCAAAAGTCGCCCACATTGACATTGATCCGGCTGAAATCGGTAAAAACGTTGAGACACATATCCCTGTCGTCGGAGACAGCAAGCTTGTGCTCAGAGAGCTGATCAAGCAAAACGGCAAGCCGAGCGCTTCTGATGAATGGAAACAGCAGCTTGCGGACTGGAAAAACGAATATCCGCTCTGGTATGAAGAGAATGAGGAAGAAGGCTTTAAACCTCAGAAGCTGATCGAATACATTCACCGCTTTACAAAAGGTGAAGCGATTGTGACAACGGATGTAGGGCAGCATCAAATGTGGGCCGCACAATTTTATCCGTTCCAAAAAGCTGACAGATGGGTCACTTCAGGAGGGCTCGGAACCATGGGATTTGGACTTCCAGCGGCCATCGGCGCTCAGCTCGCTGATCAAGATGCAACGGTTGTCTCCATTCTCGGTGACGGAGGATTTCAAATGACGCTTCAGGAGCTCGCCGTCATCCATGATCTGAATCTTCCGATTAAAGTCGTTGTCCTGAATAACCGCTGTCTCGGAATGGTCCGGCAATGGCAGGAAATCTTTTATGATGAACGCTATTCGCACTCAAAATTCACGTCACAGCCGGACTTCATCAAACTGTCTGAAGCTTACGGCATCAAAGGTGTGCGGATTACATCTGATGAAGAAGCGGAAGAAAAGCTCGAAGCCGCTTTGACATCGAAAGAGCCGATGGTCATCGATGTTCAGGTAGCACAGGCGGAAAAAGTTTTTCCAATGGTTGCGCCAGGAAAAGGGCTGCATGAAATGGTGGGGGTGAAACCTTGA
- the ilvE gene encoding branched-chain-amino-acid transaminase, which translates to MGDQKDQWIFLNDKLVKKEDAKISVYDHGFLYGDGVFEGIRVYDGNIFRMKEHMDRLYDSAKSILLEIPFQQEELTQHVLKTVEKNGLKDAYIRLVVSRGAGDLGLDPNNCSKPSVIIIVEPLAIFPKHLYETGIDIITVPTRRNRPDVLSPKVKSLNYLNNILVRIEAQMAGVSEALMLNDQGYVAEGSADNVFIYKNGKLLTPPGYIGALEGITRNAIIEIAEELGYEVKEEPFTRHDVYTADEVFLTGTAAEVIAVVKVDGRQIGDGKPGVHTNRMLEKFRERVVREGEKVNIKDQSLSVS; encoded by the coding sequence ATGGGGGACCAGAAAGACCAGTGGATCTTCCTAAACGACAAACTCGTTAAAAAAGAAGACGCTAAAATATCGGTCTATGATCACGGATTTTTATACGGGGACGGTGTGTTTGAAGGGATCAGGGTATACGACGGAAACATCTTCAGAATGAAGGAACATATGGACCGGCTCTATGATTCGGCAAAATCGATTTTGCTGGAAATCCCTTTTCAGCAGGAAGAACTAACACAGCACGTTCTCAAAACGGTTGAAAAAAACGGGCTTAAAGATGCTTACATTCGCCTGGTTGTATCAAGAGGGGCGGGCGATCTCGGACTCGATCCGAACAATTGCTCAAAACCGAGTGTCATTATTATTGTCGAACCATTGGCAATATTCCCGAAACATTTATATGAAACTGGGATTGATATCATCACGGTTCCGACGAGAAGAAACCGGCCCGATGTCTTAAGCCCGAAAGTGAAATCCCTAAACTATTTAAATAATATTCTTGTCCGAATCGAGGCGCAGATGGCGGGTGTCAGCGAAGCGCTCATGCTCAATGACCAAGGCTATGTGGCCGAAGGTTCCGCGGATAATGTATTCATTTATAAAAACGGAAAACTGTTAACACCGCCGGGCTATATCGGAGCGCTGGAAGGGATTACGCGCAATGCCATCATAGAAATTGCCGAAGAGCTTGGCTATGAAGTGAAAGAAGAGCCGTTTACCCGCCATGATGTTTATACGGCGGACGAAGTGTTCTTAACCGGAACCGCCGCCGAAGTGATCGCGGTTGTCAAGGTGGACGGCAGACAGATTGGAGACGGCAAGCCGGGAGTGCATACAAACCGGATGCTTGAAAAGTTCCGCGAGCGCGTCGTGCGCGAAGGGGAAAAAGTAAACATCAAAGATCAAAGTTTAAGTGTCAGCTGA
- the gdhA gene encoding NADP-specific glutamate dehydrogenase, translating into MHVLEKAEQTNVQAAKDYVTRAYETVRQRNGHESEFLQAVKEIFDSLVPVLARHPKYIEQRILERIAEPERMIVFRVPWVDDQGIVRVNRGFRVQFNSAIGPYKGGIRFHPSVNASIIKFLGFEQIFKNSLTGLPIGGGKGGADFDPKGKSDREIMSFTQSFMNELYKYIGPDTDIPAGDIGVGAREVGWMFGQYKKIRSRYDAGVLTGKGLEYGGSLIRKEATGYGLVYFVEDMLKDQGMSFKGSTAVVSGSGNVAIYAMEKAAAFGAKVVACSDSDGYVYDQNGIHLDTVKRLKESENKRLSEYVKTHPEARYVPGCSGVWSVPCDIALPCATQNEIDEQAAETLIMNGVKAIGEGANMPCDQDAVRRFLDAGILFAPAKAANAGGVAVSALEMAQNSARLRWTAEETDARLHAIMTDIYRSSKKCASAYGRAGNLIDGCNIAGFIKVADAMIAQGVV; encoded by the coding sequence GTGCATGTACTTGAAAAAGCTGAACAAACCAATGTGCAAGCGGCAAAAGATTATGTGACAAGAGCCTATGAAACCGTCCGACAGCGAAATGGTCATGAAAGCGAATTTCTTCAAGCGGTAAAAGAAATATTTGATTCGCTCGTCCCTGTGCTCGCGAGGCATCCGAAGTATATAGAGCAGCGTATTTTGGAACGGATCGCAGAGCCGGAGCGAATGATTGTATTCAGGGTTCCGTGGGTGGATGACCAGGGTATTGTCCGGGTGAACCGCGGATTCCGTGTTCAATTCAATAGTGCCATCGGTCCGTACAAAGGAGGGATCCGATTTCACCCGTCGGTAAACGCCAGCATCATCAAATTTTTAGGCTTTGAGCAGATTTTTAAAAATTCGCTGACAGGACTTCCGATCGGCGGTGGTAAAGGCGGGGCAGATTTTGATCCGAAGGGCAAGTCAGACCGAGAGATCATGAGCTTTACACAAAGCTTCATGAATGAACTGTACAAATATATCGGCCCTGACACGGACATCCCGGCTGGGGATATTGGCGTCGGGGCGAGAGAAGTGGGCTGGATGTTCGGACAGTATAAAAAAATCCGCAGCCGTTATGATGCCGGTGTATTGACAGGAAAAGGCCTTGAGTACGGGGGAAGTTTGATACGTAAAGAAGCGACAGGCTACGGGCTTGTCTATTTCGTAGAAGACATGCTGAAAGACCAAGGGATGAGCTTTAAAGGCAGCACCGCCGTCGTCTCGGGATCTGGGAATGTGGCGATCTATGCCATGGAAAAAGCGGCTGCATTCGGCGCCAAAGTTGTAGCCTGCAGCGATTCTGACGGGTATGTATATGATCAAAACGGCATCCATCTCGATACGGTCAAACGGCTTAAAGAAAGCGAGAACAAAAGACTCAGCGAATATGTAAAAACTCATCCTGAAGCACGCTATGTTCCGGGGTGCTCAGGTGTCTGGTCCGTTCCGTGCGATATCGCGCTTCCTTGTGCAACGCAAAATGAGATTGATGAACAAGCAGCTGAAACATTGATCATGAATGGTGTTAAAGCCATCGGTGAAGGGGCGAACATGCCTTGTGATCAAGATGCTGTCCGGCGGTTTTTAGATGCGGGCATTTTATTCGCTCCCGCCAAAGCGGCAAATGCCGGCGGTGTTGCCGTTTCTGCGCTGGAGATGGCGCAAAACAGCGCGCGATTGCGCTGGACGGCAGAAGAAACGGATGCCAGACTGCACGCCATCATGACGGACATTTACCGAAGCAGTAAAAAGTGCGCTTCTGCATATGGCAGAGCCGGGAATCTGATCGACGGCTGCAATATTGCGGGGTTTATCAAAGTAGCAGATGCGATGATCGCTCAAGGTGTTGTTTAA
- a CDS encoding metallophosphoesterase yields MKVLIVSDSHGLENELQTIAERHENDVDLSIHCGDSELDFSHPALASYLTVKGNCDFYGDFKDEIVVPIGSHKLFFTHGHLYGIKESLLNVYYRAAELGADIICFGHSHIAGSELMDGKLLINPGSIRLPRVRKDKTYAILSIDKDDVSVRFYDTNGREIESLANHVQLQTPS; encoded by the coding sequence ATGAAGGTGTTGATTGTCAGCGACAGCCACGGCCTTGAAAATGAGCTGCAAACGATCGCAGAACGGCATGAGAATGATGTGGATCTCAGCATTCACTGCGGAGATTCCGAGCTGGATTTTTCCCACCCGGCCCTTGCCTCTTACTTGACGGTAAAAGGGAACTGCGATTTCTACGGGGATTTTAAAGATGAAATCGTCGTCCCGATCGGCTCACACAAGCTCTTTTTCACACACGGACACTTGTATGGCATTAAAGAGTCGCTGTTAAACGTTTACTATAGAGCCGCCGAGCTCGGCGCCGATATCATCTGCTTCGGTCATTCCCATATCGCGGGAAGTGAGCTGATGGACGGCAAACTCTTGATCAACCCCGGCAGCATCCGCCTTCCGCGGGTGCGGAAAGACAAAACTTATGCTATACTAAGCATTGACAAAGACGATGTGTCCGTCCGTTTTTACGATACAAACGGACGGGAAATTGAAAGCTTGGCAAACCATGTCCAACTTCAGACGCCATCATGA
- a CDS encoding XTP/dITP diphosphatase, protein MKEVIIATKNEGKVREFKEMLEPRDYDVKSLLDIGYTDEIEETGQTFEENAIIKAETISKETGKMIIADDSGLSVDFLGGSPGVYSARYAGEEKNDLANLKKVLNELEGVEKEDRSARFRCALALCVPGEETKTVEGSVEGYITEEPRGTNGFGYDPIFLVKDKDQTMAELSSEEKNKISHRADALKKLTALLDEGEPE, encoded by the coding sequence ATGAAGGAAGTCATCATTGCCACAAAAAACGAAGGGAAAGTCAGGGAATTCAAAGAGATGCTCGAACCGAGAGACTACGATGTCAAATCATTATTGGATATCGGCTATACGGACGAAATCGAAGAGACCGGACAAACATTTGAAGAAAACGCCATCATTAAAGCGGAAACCATCTCTAAAGAGACCGGCAAAATGATCATTGCGGATGATTCAGGTCTTTCAGTCGATTTTCTCGGCGGGAGTCCGGGCGTTTATTCCGCGCGTTATGCCGGTGAAGAGAAAAACGACCTCGCCAATTTAAAAAAGGTTTTGAATGAGCTTGAAGGAGTGGAAAAGGAAGACCGTTCGGCAAGGTTCAGGTGTGCGCTTGCCCTATGTGTTCCCGGAGAGGAAACGAAAACGGTTGAAGGCTCAGTGGAAGGATACATTACCGAAGAGCCCCGCGGCACCAACGGCTTTGGCTACGATCCGATTTTTCTCGTCAAGGATAAAGATCAAACGATGGCCGAGCTTTCAAGCGAAGAAAAAAATAAAATCAGCCACAGGGCGGATGCGCTGAAAAAGCTGACCGCTTTATTGGATGAGGGGGAGCCGGAATGA
- the rph gene encoding ribonuclease PH, whose protein sequence is MRYDGRENNELRPMSMELDFITHPEGSVLITVGDTKVICNASVEDRVPPFLRGEGKGWVTAEYSMLPRATNQRTIRESSKGKVSGRTMEIQRLIGRALRAVIDLEKLGERTIWIDCDVIQADGGTRTASITGAFTAMALAVGRLVEDGSIKEMPITDFLAATSVGIDQEHGLILDLNYQEDSSAEVDMNVVMTGDGRFVELQGTGEEATFSRNELDGLLELAEKGIKELIDKQKEVLGDIAASIQQ, encoded by the coding sequence ATGAGATACGATGGAAGAGAGAACAATGAACTGAGACCCATGTCGATGGAGCTTGACTTTATCACGCATCCCGAAGGATCGGTCCTGATCACAGTCGGCGATACAAAGGTCATATGCAACGCTTCTGTAGAAGACCGCGTCCCGCCCTTTTTAAGAGGGGAAGGAAAAGGCTGGGTGACGGCGGAATACAGCATGCTGCCCCGTGCGACGAATCAAAGGACGATCAGGGAATCGTCAAAAGGAAAAGTGTCCGGCCGGACGATGGAGATCCAAAGGCTGATCGGCCGAGCCCTGCGTGCAGTCATTGATTTGGAGAAGCTGGGTGAGCGGACCATCTGGATCGACTGTGATGTCATTCAGGCGGACGGCGGCACAAGGACGGCATCGATCACCGGAGCCTTTACGGCGATGGCCTTGGCCGTCGGACGGCTTGTAGAAGACGGCTCAATCAAAGAGATGCCGATCACGGATTTTCTGGCCGCCACATCTGTAGGAATTGATCAGGAACACGGACTCATTCTGGATTTGAACTATCAGGAAGATTCAAGTGCAGAGGTCGATATGAATGTCGTCATGACAGGCGACGGCCGCTTTGTCGAACTGCAGGGAACAGGGGAGGAAGCGACGTTTTCCAGAAACGAACTGGACGGGCTTTTGGAGCTTGCCGAAAAAGGAATCAAAGAACTCATCGACAAACAAAAAGAAGTGCTCGGAGATATTGCGGCGTCCATTCAACAATAA
- a CDS encoding GerMN domain-containing protein, translated as MLKKGMKGIAVTVTASALLLSGCGLFQSDQASEEIDPPQDITYVKEEKNQDQTDKMEDKKEDKEDKTTGDHKAAENSDTVMRELYLIDKNGYVTAQTLPLPKKEGTAKQALEYLVEGGPVSNILPNGFRAVLPADTAVNVDIKEDGTAIADFSNEFKNYKAEDEQKIVQAITWTLTQFNSIDKVKIRMNGHDLKEMPVNGTPLSEELSRKDGINIETAGVTDITATEPVTVYYLAESDEGEYYVPVTKRTSGTESDPVTAAIKELTVGPSLKSGLLSDFQGNVKLESKPKIEDGHVTLDFNEAIYGSADGEKKVISDEVLNSIVLTLTELPDIKSVSVTVNGKAELVNEKGEKLSKPVTRPSRVNTGSF; from the coding sequence ATGCTGAAAAAAGGAATGAAAGGAATCGCGGTCACAGTCACAGCTTCCGCGCTGCTTCTTTCCGGGTGCGGATTATTTCAGTCAGATCAGGCCTCAGAGGAAATAGATCCGCCGCAGGATATCACATATGTAAAAGAGGAGAAGAATCAAGACCAAACGGATAAGATGGAAGACAAGAAAGAGGACAAAGAAGACAAAACGACCGGTGATCATAAAGCTGCAGAAAATAGTGATACAGTCATGAGAGAGCTTTATCTGATAGATAAAAACGGTTATGTGACAGCCCAGACGCTGCCGCTTCCAAAAAAGGAGGGAACGGCCAAACAAGCGCTCGAATACCTTGTTGAAGGAGGCCCGGTCTCAAACATACTGCCGAATGGATTCAGAGCCGTGCTTCCGGCGGACACAGCCGTCAATGTCGATATTAAAGAAGACGGGACAGCGATCGCCGATTTCTCGAATGAATTTAAAAACTATAAGGCCGAAGATGAACAAAAAATCGTTCAGGCGATCACATGGACACTGACCCAGTTCAACTCGATTGATAAAGTGAAAATCCGCATGAACGGCCATGATTTAAAAGAAATGCCTGTCAACGGCACACCGCTTTCAGAAGAGCTCAGCCGTAAAGACGGTATTAACATCGAGACAGCCGGAGTGACCGATATAACGGCGACAGAACCTGTGACCGTTTATTATTTGGCGGAGTCGGATGAAGGTGAGTATTATGTACCGGTGACAAAGCGCACATCAGGCACAGAAAGCGATCCGGTGACGGCGGCGATTAAAGAATTGACGGTTGGCCCAAGCCTCAAAAGCGGGCTGCTGTCGGATTTCCAAGGAAACGTAAAACTTGAAAGCAAGCCGAAAATTGAAGACGGTCATGTCACCCTCGACTTTAATGAAGCCATTTACGGCAGTGCAGACGGCGAAAAGAAAGTGATTTCAGACGAGGTTTTAAACAGCATCGTTTTGACATTGACCGAACTTCCGGATATTAAGAGCGTTTCCGTCACGGTAAATGGCAAAGCCGAGCTTGTGAATGAAAAAGGCGAAAAGCTTTCCAAGCCTGTCACAAGGCCGAGCCGGGTGAACACAGGTAGTTTTTAA
- the racE gene encoding glutamate racemase, which produces MLDQPIGVIDSGVGGLTVAKEIMRQLPKENIIYLGDTKRCPYGPRDRKEVLSYTWEMTNYLLSRHHIKMLVIACNTATAIALEEISREVAIPVIGVVQPGARTAIKVTENQRIGVIGTENTIKSGAYEEALLSLNSDLTVENLACPMFVPFVESGQFLDETADEIVKSSLYPLRDSSIDTLILGCTHYPILKEPIQRYMGERVSIISSGDETAREVSTILSYNGLLNQNPLPPEHQFLTTGERDRFKKIANDWFGYEVKNVESISLNETSILK; this is translated from the coding sequence TTGTTGGATCAACCGATAGGAGTCATTGATTCGGGAGTTGGCGGTTTGACCGTTGCGAAAGAAATCATGAGACAGCTGCCAAAAGAAAACATCATTTATCTCGGAGATACAAAGAGATGTCCATACGGACCGCGGGACAGAAAAGAAGTCCTGTCATATACATGGGAAATGACAAACTACTTGTTATCCCGCCACCACATTAAAATGCTCGTCATCGCCTGCAATACAGCAACGGCGATTGCTTTGGAGGAAATCAGCCGGGAGGTCGCGATTCCCGTCATCGGTGTGGTGCAGCCGGGCGCCAGAACCGCCATTAAAGTGACGGAAAATCAGCGGATCGGTGTCATCGGAACGGAAAATACGATCAAAAGCGGAGCATACGAAGAAGCGCTGCTTTCATTGAACAGCGATCTGACGGTGGAAAATTTGGCCTGTCCCATGTTCGTACCGTTTGTGGAAAGCGGTCAATTTTTGGATGAAACGGCCGATGAGATTGTGAAATCTTCCCTTTATCCGCTCCGGGATTCCTCCATTGATACGCTGATTCTCGGATGTACGCATTATCCGATTTTAAAAGAGCCGATTCAGCGCTATATGGGGGAGCGGGTCAGCATCATTTCGTCCGGGGATGAGACGGCGAGAGAGGTCAGCACGATTTTGTCCTACAACGGACTGTTAAACCAAAACCCGCTGCCGCCAGAACATCAATTTTTAACAACCGGAGAACGCGACCGCTTTAAAAAAATCGCCAACGATTGGTTTGGATATGAAGTGAAAAATGTTGAAAGTATCTCGCTTAATGAAACAAGCATACTGAAATAA
- a CDS encoding MarR family transcriptional regulator gives MNSKASLNHIADIEKSLRHIAGIIKQKGREILTQYTITPPQFVGLQWLYEYGDMTIGELSQKMYLACSTTTDLIDRMEKNNLVERVKDPSDRRVVRIRLLSEGERIIQEVIQKRQDYLENMLEAFSEEETADFEKLLIKLQQEMNRK, from the coding sequence ATGAATTCAAAAGCTTCTTTGAATCACATTGCAGATATTGAGAAATCTCTCCGCCATATCGCGGGCATCATTAAGCAAAAAGGAAGAGAAATTCTTACCCAATATACGATTACACCTCCCCAGTTTGTCGGTCTGCAGTGGCTGTATGAATACGGGGACATGACGATCGGCGAATTATCCCAAAAAATGTATCTGGCGTGCAGCACCACGACAGATTTAATTGACCGAATGGAGAAAAACAACCTTGTTGAACGGGTGAAAGACCCGTCAGACAGGCGTGTCGTCCGGATTCGTCTTTTATCGGAAGGAGAACGGATCATCCAGGAGGTTATTCAAAAAAGACAGGATTATCTTGAAAACATGTTAGAAGCGTTTTCGGAAGAGGAGACAGCCGATTTCGAAAAATTATTAATCAAACTTCAGCAGGAAATGAACAGAAAATGA
- the gerE gene encoding spore germination transcription factor GerE has protein sequence MKEKEFQSKPLLTKREREVFELLVQDKTTKEIASELFISEKTVRNHISNAMQKLGVKGRSQAVVELLRMGELEL, from the coding sequence TTGAAGGAGAAAGAGTTTCAATCAAAGCCGCTGCTAACAAAAAGAGAAAGAGAAGTGTTCGAATTGCTCGTTCAAGACAAGACAACAAAGGAAATCGCAAGCGAGCTCTTTATAAGTGAAAAGACTGTTCGTAATCACATATCCAATGCAATGCAAAAATTGGGTGTGAAAGGCCGTTCGCAAGCTGTTGTTGAACTTCTTCGAATGGGTGAGCTAGAGCTCTAA